The sequence ttgagttggttgttatgaatttttaaagatgacacaaaaacagcaaaactttctagaaaacaacttgattatatttgttttgatggatgatacgatatgactaaatggtgtgagttgtgagagttatgattaacgcacataaatgttggtatctgacactcgaacaattggtgtcgagtataaatgatagtttactgataaagagttttgatgattttgaattgtttggtttgcgttgaaaagatgtcaagatgttatgttttgagtcgagagacgagttcacgtagtgagattcacgcgttgaaatctcgtggctgacattatatatgaataggtcatgccgaaatttttagtgaaattagaatttgagcatagtcaattcttgttgacccgtgactcaaatacatgcctaatggaaagtttaactttctaatcggttaattagacgagatgagagcgaatagatctgctaagaaagtggacttttcgatgtgttaaatatttcttttaattgaagcgctgctaattataacataaggatgttataattaatgagtaatgacgagagataataattgttatattgattaacaatcaagagagatgaacattagagatactaatgtttcataaaagagattagattattaatcgagctttcttttataacttctcaccaattcttcataacgatgaaggtccttttgggaagtaacgacttgagggagagagtgacgttactcattgatacagagacacaacgaggtgggcattacttttactatacatatatagagatcccctgcttgtcgtaggcctcttatacgaatgaatgcatgagatgatttaactgttaatttcagttttatatatctatcaaacgagtttaatgctacctttgagcaagttatttcgtgacaaaatctttgagttaaagttatttcaagtattgtcttgccataaaatgtttaaattttagtatgatatctatctgctttggctttgccaatgatgcaatcgaattcgggtcctgagcagttgatagctatcctgccaggactagtgtacaccagtgaccgtgagtcatctagcgggttgaccggtcaagtgaccgtgagaggtggccacctctccggcacacagtttcagatatgatagattacaaaagaacttagtctgatcagacgaactttaagaatcacaaatgaacttagtaagcttgggcctttttagcgaaaaactcccttgctgtactgattatgatggcatgacaatttatagttttgaagcatgtatttttatacctaggcatacgtgcccactgagtgcttttgtactcagccctgcatatgttttctaaatgtgcaggttgagctgatgtgatgatggtgctgcaatgagcggagtctccagggttgttaataaatagttaacctgtctagaatatgtcttcatacatatgtctagctactttccgctgcaagatgttgttgatgttatagtatgttatgtcatactttgagtcttaagagaatggttgcatatgatgtataacttgattaatgatattaattaacttttatgcagtctttcatagactgttttcaattgagtattaatgaataaaaatgacgagttttattaagatgagtaagttttacggctataaatgacgccccttttcttccccttcttctttaaccccatccctagtcgtggatcactcggcctaactatccctagttagggcgggctgtgacagagtggtatcaagGCAGACGTACACATGTTCAATCTAGATTTGGAATCGGAGCCCTAACTCCTGCCTGACGAATCGACGTGGTAACCTCCGCTGCCGCTCTGTGAACTGGCGAGAGCCTCACCGTCGTCGTCGCCGGGTTCTCCCCTGATCTCACCCGACGAGCAGCAGAGCTCTGCCTCCGCCAATGCTCCTCGGTTCGGCGAAACAGGGCAGCCTCCCCTCCTTAATGAAAGCTAAGTTCATTCTTAATACTCTATTGTGAACGAAACTCAAAGTTTGTTGTAACCCAGTTCATAATTCTATTGAGCTCTAGCATTTCTATAATTTGATTATGCAGTGGTTAAAACTAGCCATAGTAGTTTGTTTATCAAGCTTAAGTGTAGAGCATGTATGATGGGAAAGTAGTATATGGAGCTCAATGAATACCTTGAATGCTTTGCGAATGTTTGGTGCATGGTTGGCCTTCTGTTGTTGCTGTTGAATTCATTGGGGAAGAAGCTGAAAAGAATTGTGGGTTCATATTAATAAATGCAGGTTGATTAAGAATGGAATGGGGAGTTAAAGCCAAAGCTTACCCTCCCTTGAAGTCTGGTAGCAGCAGCAAATTCTTctgctctctctttctttcttcaaattCTTGTGCACTAAGGAAATTTGAAGGGATTGTTGGGTGTAGTATAAAGGGGTAGATAGGCTGTCATAGGGTGGCTGATAGAGGGTGGTTGAAAGACCCCTTACTGCAAGCGCCGCAAGCTACAGGGGAAAGGATgggacatgagtgttatcagaacTACTGTTGTTGCAGCTATTTTATTCTATGTGTACACACGCACCTTTCTCTTTCCcttcccctttttcttttctttattgctGCGTGTACTAGCTATATGGTAGGAGTAAAGTGAAGAAAATCCTTCAGTCTTCGGTAAATCTATATCTTGTGTATCTGTAATACTAATCTCGAGTTTTGCTAATAAAATTGCATGTTTGCAATCAAACATTGATTATTCCCATTAATCACGTATCTTGAATATCGATCTCTGGTCTTGCTAATATCATGcgtttcatttaaaataaatctgaaaaaaaatgtagatgTAATTTGCTTCCGAAGTTAAAAAAAATCCGCGActcaagtaataataataataatagaaaaataattctattgtgattaataaataacatgacttagctaagtcagttatgaatctgaattgaataattattggtttactcaataattctcatcgcggttttactcacgcgaagctaactggcttagtaataaaataataacctgCTTCAActagaatataatccagtgtcataagctgaatttaaatcataaataattactggacttgatttactgaaagatgaaataataattatcgtattactggatttaaatataataaaagagcgggctactacatactacccctcttaacaaaaatttcgtcccgaaatttgcatatctctgctaaatgtttcgggtacttctctcacatcttatcctcaagctctctttccacttctttctaactatcatatctcccataatttgagtgtacacaagggagaacctgttgacgcgatagaatatgcgaagattattgggagcttgttgtatctaacaaattgcactcgtcccgatatagcatgctcggtcaacaagttgggcagctttacagctaaccctagtaatgaacattggaaagctcttgaaagggttttgagatatttgaaatatactcaaaactatgcgattcattatactagggaaccctctgtacttgaagggtactgtgatgcaaattggatatctgatgccaaagactcgttttcaacgagcggttatgtattcactgtggggggtggtgctgtgtcttggaaatccaagaagcaaacatgtattgctagatcgaccatggaatcagaattcatagctttggataaagctggtgaagaagccgagtggcttaaaaatttcctcgaggatattccatgttggtcgaaacctgtgtcgtccgtgataattcattgtgatagtcaagctgctatcggccgagcacaaaatcatttgtataacggtaagtcgagacatattcgtcgacgtcataataccgtgagacatctgatcactagtggagttatcacaattgattatataagatcaattgataacatagcggatcctttgacaaaaagtatccatcgagatcagatgtataaactgttagggggaatgggtttgaagtccacaaattaaggataatcatagtggcaacccaaccatgatgactggaggatcccaagaacttggttcaatgggacaactaagctatgaaaatccgtgtgttgaacactcgaattgcctattccttgtaaaacagtgagtgttcggaaacctgcacgtggtgaggttaagtctttgacttttaatgactctagaactcctcgaagaggacaagtatagcaggatacttgagttaagagtcacctatgtaagtgtgaagtggggccgcttcgattgaaacacttatgaatccaaagaggtgttccaaggcatgtaatggacacaaacgtgagaacgaataaggattgaagcaatattgtgtcaatattgttgacttagtatacaccgaggaggactagttcaaggaacacaatccactaggccgccggtatactcgataacattgactatggcaggttcaaagccacaagctacctttccaaatgcaatgttgtttcttaagaggactgagctaagtgtttgcatactttcgcatactgttttctcactcatgtgggggattgttggaaatatggttttatgccatatctgaaaattattatttaattaaatatttattatttaattaaaataatgattgtatgttaatctacatctcgagtagatcaacgtgatatacttgaagtctcaaaaccgatttccgatgagtgagatattgtatgtcaaagtttggatgttgaagagggaaaataacatttgttatgttatcccacattggaaaacatagagatgtttttcatgtataagaatagcaaagcacatggagttgataaattgacttgtgggcttgctagtgggcttgatctaagtactagcctcgcgcgcacacacacacgcgcgccgccgccgacgacgacgatcgatcggacggacggacgacgacgtcgccgccggacgggcgggccacggccaaggacttggatcttggcaattggtgctttggggtggtgtttggggcccaaactattttttggaccaactccactgggctttttatttattggcccaacagaatttattATTGGTCCAACTGTAAGCCCAGCCCACACCACAGCTCCAGCCCacatcagcagcagcagaagaagcaggtagcagaagcacgccagtacgacttctgcatggcaacttcaattttgcagcttagtttcttcaatgactgcgcccaccggccatcatcttcaacatttacggtcggagtagaattcaagttcttgaattcatacttaccacatgcctataaataggcctctGGAGAGCTTGCAGTAGAAAACACCAACAAATACTGCATTCTGCCACTTTCTACACACTCACTCTCTGCAtaacacttgtgctcagttcttgatcctattcagttcgccggagctcgccggattgtggtgctacatccgacgagacgaagtcgttttacctttggggaagatacgccaaaccgaagagcactaccggggcgataatcttcttgcgggaagagattcatctcgactcgactttgtttatacgtataatttatttatacagtgtatttcagttgtatcaaattatttgagttgtaatttctcaaattatttactttgtaatattttcaattattttgagtcgtaatttctcaaaataaatattttgtaatatctcgatcgtgtacccggttttAACAGTTAGAAGTGTTAAATTGTTGAACCTTTGAGTTATTTGAATCTATGTATAAACATTTGCTGACCAACTTATTACTCAAGAATGTCTTATTAAGAGTATTTTGcttatcttttttcttttaggcCACCAATTTTAATACTAAATCTTGTCTTCCTATGTGCAGATAGCAGCCTACGCTGTTTGAGGTGATGATTTTTGGGTCCTGTTAGCTTTTCAGATGAAATGGCGCATCTAAGAAAAGTGAGCAGTCGAGCAACTGCGAATTACATTCTACAGAGTTTTCTTGGTAGAATTTCTAAATGTCATTGCATCACTCAAAGGGGCTACAAGCCTTTTGCTTATTTACATGACCAAGATGGTGTCTTGATGCTTCGCCATGGGTTGGAACATTTTTCACACAATTTCTCGACTATGGCAGGGACGATTTTGGTCCAGGCTCGAGACATAGGCAGGCTTCATGAGGAGTTAGAGACTGCAACTGATGAGGGTAGATTTAATGATGCCTGGGATTTGCATGAGAAGCATATGCGGATGGAAGGGTTTGCTAGAAAATCTATCATGTGCAAGTTTATCGCGGGATTAACAGAGACTCTAGACATTGAGTGGCATGAAAAGGCTTATGGATTGGTTGAGAAAGCTTTTGAGGAACACAAGCAGACGTTGTTTGATAGGGAGATCCTCGTTTACCTCTCTTTAGGCCTTGCTAAATGTGGACTACCTATTCCTTCCTCTACTCTTCTCAGGAAACTCATTGAAATGGAGAAGTTCCCTCCCGTGACAGTTTGGTCTGCTATTATAGCTTATATGTCCAACAGTCCATCTGGAGCGTTCCTTGCAGCTGAATTGGTTCTTGAAATTGGTTACAAGTTCCACGACGGGAGGGTTGATCCACGAAAGAAGTGCAATGAACCTTTAATTTCTATGAAGCCTAATGCAACTGCTCTTAACATAGCTTTGGTGGGGTGCCTTCGGTTTGGCATCACTAGGAAAGGAGAGCAACTCCTTGATATGATTCCTCGGATTAATATGAAAACTGATGCAACTTCATCAATCATCATGGCCcatatttatgaaagaaatggTCGGAGGGACGAGCTGAAAAAGCTTAGGAGGCATATTGAAGAAGTTGACAATATAGCTGACATTCAGCTTCGACAGTTCTACAACTGTCTTCTTTCGTGTCACTTGAAATTTGGCGATCTAGATTCTTCCTCCTGGATGGTTCTTGAAATGCTTCGCAAGGCAAAGAAAGCTCAAAACTCTCTCGGTGTTGCTAATTTGCAATTGGAGACTGATAAAGTAGGCACTACATCACCTCATCGAAGTGTTCCTGTACATGAGAATCCTGATACGCCTCAAAGGCATTTCTCATGCTATGAAGACTTCTGTCAAGACAGAAAGTTTCTAGGTCTTGAAGCCGAGACAAGAGAATTACTCAATAACTTGGTCGTGAACTTGCAGGGGCAAGTTGAACTGATCACAACCGAGAGAGGGATTCTTAGGCCAACTGAGACAACTTATGTGAAATTAGTTAAAGCGTTCTTGGAGGCTGGCAACACAAAGGATTTGGTCGAATTTTTGATCAAGGCAGAGAAAGAAGATTCCCCCATGTCTGCTGATAATTCAGTTCTCGTTCATGTCATCAACTCTTGTATTTCTCTGGGTTGGTTAGACAGGGCACATGATCTTCTGGATGAAATGCGCTTGGCCGGCATTAGATGTAGTTCGTCTGTGTATAATTTCCTTCTGAAAGCATATCATAAGGACAACCAGATTGATGAGATGAAATCATTAATCAGAGATGCCCGTAGGGCTGGCGTTCAGTTGGATGCAAGTTCTTATCAGTCATTGATTCAATCCCGGGTGGCTGAGAAGGACACAGCAGGGGCCCTTAATCTGTTCAAGGAAATGAAAGAGGCTAAAATACCCAGAGTCGGCGAACAGGACTTTGACGTGTTAGTCAAGCGTTGTGCAAAGGGCAAAGATGCTCATTTGATGTCAAAGCTATTGCAGGAAATAAAAGAAGGGCAGGCGGTGGATTCTGGAGTCCATGACTGGAATAGTGTGATTCACTTTTTCTGCAAGAAACGGCTAATGCAAGATGCGGAGAAGGCTCTGAAGAAGATGAGAAGTTTGGAGCTTGCCCCCAATGCACAAACTTTCCATTCTATGGTCACTGGATATGCTGCAATCGGGGGCAAATACATCGAGGTAGCTGAACTGTGGGTGAGATGAAGTCTTTTGCTTTTTCTAGTGGAATGATGTTTGATGTGGAACTATTGGATGCTGTGCTTTATACATTTGTTAGAGGCGGATTTTTCATCCGAGCAAATGAAGTTATCGAAATGATGGAGAAAGGCAGCATGTTCGTGGACAAATATAAGTACCGCGCTCTATTTCTAACGTACCACAAAACTCTGTACAAGGGCAAGGCACCAAAGTTTCAGACAGAATCACAGTTGAAGAAAAGAGAAGCTGCGTTGGCCTTCAAGAAATGGATTGGTCTATGATGAAAGGATTCAGGCAAAGTTTTTCAAAAGCAAACAAAAAAATGATGTTTCAGGCAAAACTACTGAAGGCCGGGAAGCTTTGTGGTGTGACTGCTGGCTCAAAGGTTGTTACTCCCACTCATCTTACTTCAGGACATTACTAATGATTCTCATAAACATGTAGTTCTTTGTTCTACTAACACGCCGTATGATCTATGTCCTTCCCTAGTTTTTGCAGGGGataaaaagttgaaaaaaaaggCGACCATGGACACTGGTAATGTAAGTAGTTCTGGTTGATGccttcaaatattttttatttatgttcaaataatttatttatatttctatTTTCCTGGTAAGGCCTCATTTGAAGAGATGAATCTGTTACTCGATGTAGGGAAGAACTGCAGTGTTGAAACCATCGGATTTCATTTTGCTTGTTGTAGATGGAGTTATTGAAGTGGTGATTGTTCTTGGAGCTTGTGTATAGTATAGATTACTCAGTATATATTACTAGATTTCTTTTCGACTTATTAATCatattcttctttttctatctcccaaaaattcaaataacaTGACATCTAGAATTTAGAAAGTGGACATGGCACTAGACATGGGTGGCAAACTAATGATTGAATAAGACAATCTAGGGTAATTAAATCAGCCTTTTCCTTCTACACATCTCAACCTCTTTTTATACTCAATCTCTTGATAGAACAACAGTTCTCATTGGCCTCACCCTCTGCATCTGCATCTCGGTAGAAATGAATACATTGAAATCTTCATTCTTATTAGCATCAATGGTGATGCTATTTAGGTTATCAGGGTGTGATAACTCCAAGGACAAAGAAGCATGTGCAGAGTCATTGGTGGGATTAGCAACATGTTTGCCTTATGTTGGAGGAACTGCAAAATCCCCAACACCAGATTGCTGCAATGGTCTCAAGCAGCTTCTTAAGACCAACAAAAAGTGTCTGTGTGTGGTTATTAAGGATAGAAATGATCCTGATTTGGGCCTCAATATTAATGTCACACTTGCTTTGTCTCTCCCTCATGTTTGTAATGCTCCGGCTAATATTTCCCAGTGCCCCGGTAAGTCTTCAATTTATTTAGATTATCTACACTCATTTTAGCTTCATTTTATATAGAGATAATGTGTTGCTTTCTGACAATATATATGTGGTCTAGATCGACTTTGCATCTTCATCAAAATCGTTAGTTATTTAATATAGTTGATTAATGGTGCAGCTCTCCTCAACTTGCCCCCAAATTCACCAGATGCTCAGGTTTTTTACCAACTTGAGAAAAATAGCAGCAGTGTTGCTGGAGGTAGATATATGCCAAACTACAATTTAATTTCCATTTTTGAGCAAATTaaagtaattacttatttttATGGAAGCAGCGGTTCCTCCCAATCCAAGCAGTGCCCCTGCCGGAGCTCCGACGTCTCAGCCGAAAAACGGTGGTTGTGACAAAGGGCTGCTTCTTGCGGGATTACTTTTACTGCCGGCATTGCTGCTCTCATCATTGTTGCTGTAAAGTAAAAACACGACAAAATTCTACTAACACTTTGAAACTAAACTATTAAGTCTATAATAAAGTACCATGTTTTTTGTTCAAGTTTGCATTCACGGGATTTGTCTTGTAAATGCTAATGTCCATAATTTTCTTTGTTAATAAAGTGATTCATCTTTTCGAATTTATTTACAATTTTTATGAAAGCATCGTATATCGACTTATGAAATTATGACTCTTTACCCATATTTCATGACTACGTTTTCGAGCTTTGTTTAGTTGAgataaatatttgaatttcgATTTAGGTCAGTATTAGTACTTCATATATTCGTCCCATTAAACATGTATCATTTCTTTTCgccacgaaaattaagaaaaaattgaataaaataaataggacTCACAACTTTTTAAGAGTTAACTATTGTTTATTATGGAAATGAATCATCTTTATTAGAACAATTCGAAATGAAAAACGAGTCATATTTAATGGAACCACGAAAATAGTCTTGAAAACTTTATTTGGTTTAGTTATTATTTGTGTTGTGATATTATCATGTAACGCCGAAGCTCATTTGGTGGGACCCGTAGTATTACGACGGCGACACTACAGCTCTTGGCATCCGTTATCACTTGATAAAATGGTTAACTTAAGTTATTATTAGTATGGCTCCTTTGGTATTTAAGTTGAGATTAAGAATAgcgtaaatattatattaaactcCGAACTATATTCGTTTTGCCAAAAATATCctgaattataataaatatcatCTAAAACCCCAATTATTAAGCTCGTGTAAAAAATATCCCGCATCCATTTTTTGATCCCCAAAATTGTGACACGGCTCACCGGATGTCAACATgtaatttgtgtgtgtgtgtatatatatatatatatagggttaggctaaaataagaactagttttaagatataaattaagaaccaatATAAACCATTAGATCTTTAATTTTGGACGGTTAGATAGTGCCCATAATTAGGTGATCAATCACACGTTGATAACAAATTAGGGGTGAAAGgtaatttcattttttggtgTAATTATTGTTTCCTTAATTTAAGGAATCGTGGGATACAGTTCCGAAAACAGATTTGATCCCAATTCTTTTCAATCATTCATAAACACTCTATACTaagaacttaaaaaaaaataaaaaaaaaaatatatgttctCAGAACTTGCTCAATTTCCACATGGAGAATGAAGGTACATGATTATATTATCTCTACACTCCATTCATGGTAGCAATCTTAATATTGCGATGATGTCCAACTAGTTCATAAATTCATGCAAACTGACAAAACTATTCATGCTTATATACTGCTTGGTCCATGCAAACTTAACTGAACTGTTCATGCAATCTTAATATTGCGATTCTCTACACTGAACTGTTCATGCAAACTGACAAAAATATTCATGCAAACTGACAAAACTATTCGTGCTCATATACTGCTTGATTCACATACGGTAGCAATCTTAATATTGTGATTATCTACATTGAATGGTTCACGTTTTCATTCCAAGATATAAAGATTGTACATAGTGCGTTGAGAGTTTAgtctgtattttttttaagtatacTATTCAATCATAAGTTATTTCATAGGTACAGGCAGCATCAATCGCATAACTTCAAATAATATGTATACTTCAATAAAATTCATGCTCATATACTGCTTGATTCACATACGATATCATCCTATTCACGCAGAGTTATAAAGATTACACATGAGTCTCTTCTGTAATTAAATTCCCGTGAATAACACACTCAAATGACATACATAGTTGAACAATTAGGGAAATTGCTAAGAACacgagagaaaaaaaagaagctaGATTAcataaatgaataataaaaaaagttcTGTAATTGTGGTTTCATATTGATTTTGAACATACATGacacgaaaaaagaaaaaaaaaactgcattatacataaatgaataataaaaacacataatGAGATTTATTACATATAATGTCTACGCCAaacttgcaaaaaaaaaatatatatatatatatatatatatatatatatattgttca comes from Salvia miltiorrhiza cultivar Shanhuang (shh) chromosome 3, IMPLAD_Smil_shh, whole genome shotgun sequence and encodes:
- the LOC131015897 gene encoding non-specific lipid transfer protein GPI-anchored 14-like isoform X3, with translation MLSGCDNSKDKEACAESLVGLATCLPYVGGTAKSPTPDCCNGLKQLLKTNKKCLCVVIKDRNDPDLGLNINVTLALSLPHVCNAPANISQCPALLNLPPNSPDAQVFYQLEKNSSSVAGAVPPNPSSAPAGAPTSQPKNGGCDKGLLLAGLLLLPALLLSSLLL
- the LOC131015897 gene encoding non-specific lipid transfer protein GPI-anchored 14-like isoform X2: MELLKWLSGCDNSKDKEACAESLVGLATCLPYVGGTAKSPTPDCCNGLKQLLKTNKKCLCVVIKDRNDPDLGLNINVTLALSLPHVCNAPANISQCPALLNLPPNSPDAQVFYQLEKNSSSVAGAVPPNPSSAPAGAPTSQPKNGGCDKGLLLAGLLLLPALLLSSLLL
- the LOC131015897 gene encoding non-specific lipid transfer protein GPI-anchored 14-like isoform X1 — its product is MNTLKSSFLLASMVMLFRLSGCDNSKDKEACAESLVGLATCLPYVGGTAKSPTPDCCNGLKQLLKTNKKCLCVVIKDRNDPDLGLNINVTLALSLPHVCNAPANISQCPALLNLPPNSPDAQVFYQLEKNSSSVAGAVPPNPSSAPAGAPTSQPKNGGCDKGLLLAGLLLLPALLLSSLLL